The following proteins are co-located in the Pyxicephalus adspersus chromosome Z, UCB_Pads_2.0, whole genome shotgun sequence genome:
- the LOC140344199 gene encoding protein Niban 2-like translates to MGDAISSHLDESRRQNIAEHTRKLLGEFGKIYEEQYGVALFNSVRYEIEGNGGPQTQLLHRKTPLKDRVIFSGNLFQYMEDTKKWRNRFCLVPHHYSPVLYENKIAYERGLQPRAGINCAGYKVLTSQEQYAELLNNMIPGGKVKTNSAPMKCATEFPIILWHPFCRHYHFCVMTEREQERWSAVFLDCVRHCNNGIPEDSRVESAAFTDSVRFFRQARDQYGTWDMLCGNQVQVLTNLVMDEIIPDLKNTIGPRIRGKPQERQRTWLLISDTVYRMVYEQTRIFYEGLEKCCSDKRAEMESQIRTDMDQIIACKEHVSNKIRAAVLPKAELCVRNHVQSHIPSILEALMGPTSQGFSEVRELIFTEATDMNKNLVNEGGRDKLGEHMEKISQLAYHPVKMQQCHGKMDHLNLEGLQQRFDVGSASIFKQRAQILMRELTDNAVYTFEQLLHQELNKSEGDEHLCRDIQRILERVLKKYDYDSSSVRKKFFQEALLQIIIPFLLKKLAPTCKSELPRYQELIFEELSRFVLVENTYEEVVLQTVMRDIVQAVKDAATQRKHNLFRDSMVMHNSDPNLHLLEDEPPINWTEDYSNNTEASGGRHGRSRQVVSLIQDDDAPEYLESCQEAPANENIPEEPESSDVGAIRSMLVKEFDVEVPVTDTTKTPEHEDAAQASKHALPEEQEIQVTQSHTEQMKPNDPQAQKNTAFSGHLEDDVDHTMAPTTTDVFPERELVQNYQRVSDNIEQEVHGDPEEEPQHSLAREHLSTDDHPTEEQPHAEPDNEAANDDLSIQYVSHRHHQVEEEQKQPLSQDKTIYPDILPPEVTTSHVIPSEEENQPKVLESSTTHVVHSTPDSGFQSPMSEEEEDGEGYRESHVPAPQKKDEVITQF, encoded by the exons ACACCACTTAAGGACCGTGTGATTTTTTCTGGAAACCTGTTCCAATATATGGAGGATACTAAAAAATGGAGGAACCGCTTTTGCCTAGTTCCTCATCACTATAGCCCAGTGCTGTATGAGAACAAAATT gCTTACGAGCGTGGCCTACAGCCACGCGCTGGTATCAACTGTGCTGGGTACAAAGTGTTAACCTCCCAAGAGCAGTATGCTGAATTGCTTAATAATATGATTCCAG GTGGCAAAGTGAAGACTAACAGCGCTCCCATGAAATGTGCCACTGAGTTCCCCATTATTCTCTGGCACCCGTTCTGCCGGCATTACCATTTCTGTGTGATGACTGAACGTGAGCAAGAGAGATGGAGCGCAGTCTTCCTGGACTGTGTTCGTCACTGCAACAATG GTATCCCAGAGGATTCTCGTGTGGAATCTGCCGCATTCACAGACTCTGTGAGATTTTTCAGGCAAGCACGAGACCAATATGGAACATGGGACATGCTTTGTGGTAATCAAGTACAG GTTCTCACCAACCTGGTTATGGATGAAATCATTCCTGATCTGAAGAACACCATTGGTCCCAGAATCCGAGGAAAACCTCAGGAGCGTCAGAGGACCTGGCTGCTG ATTTCAGACACTGTGTATCGGATGGTGTATGAGCAGACCCGTATCTTCTATGAAGGCCTTGAAAAATGTTGCAGCGACAAAAGAGCAGAGATGGAAAGTCAGATCAGAACGGATATGGATCAGATCATTGCCTGTAAGGAGCACGTGTCCAACAAAATCCGag CTGCTGTGTTGCCAAAAGCAGAGTTGTGCGTGAGGAACCATGTCCAGTCCCACATCCCATCTATACTGGAGGCACTAATGGGTCCAACCAGCCAAGGCTTCTCTGAGGTTCGGGAACTAATCTTCACAGAGGCCACTGACATGAACAAGAACTTGGTGAATGAGGGAGGACGGGACAAATTAGGAGAG CACATGGAGAAGATCTCACAGCTGGCTTATCATCCAGTAAAAATGCAGCAATGCCATGGGAAAATGGATCATCTGAATCTTGAAGGACTGCAGCAAAGGTTTGACGTGGGAAGTGCATCCATATTCAAGCAGCGGGCACAGATCCTCATGAGGGAG CTCACAGACAATGCAGTGTACACATTTGAACAGTTGCTGCACCAGGAGCTAAACAAGTCAGAAGGCGACGAGCATCTGTGCAGAGACATCCAACGTATACTAGAACGCGTTCTCAAG AAATATGACTATGATAGCAGCAGTGTCCGCAAGAAGTTTTTTCAAGAAGCATTACTACAGATTATCATCCCTTTCCTGCTGAAGAAGTTGGCTCCTACCTGCAAATCG GAGTTACCTCGATACCAGGAACTGATATTTGAGGAGCTGTCACGGTTTGTCCTGGTTGAAAACACGTATGAAGAGGTTGTGCTGCAGACTGTGATGAGGGACATTGTGCAAG CGGTAAAAGATGCTGCTACCCAGAGAAAACATAACTTGTTCCGGGACAGTATGGTGATGCATAACAGTGATCCAAACCTTCACCTCCTCGAAGATGAGCCCCCCATTAATTGGACCGAAGACTATTCCAACAATACTGAAGCTTCTGGAGGCCGGCATGGCAGATCTCGCCAAGTGGTATCCCTTATTCAGGATGATGATGCTCCTGAATATCTGGAATCATGCCAGGAGGCCCCTGCTAATGAGAATATTCCTGAAGAGCCAGAGTCCAGTGATGTTGGCGCAATACGAAGCATGCTTGTCAAAGAGTTTGATGTTGAGGTTCCAGTCACAGATACCACAAAGACCCCAGAACATGAAGACGCAGCACAGGCTTCGAAACATGCACTGCCTGAGGAACAGGAGATACAAGTCACTCAGTCGCATACAGAACAGATGAAGCCCAATGATCCTCAGGCTCAGAAGAATACAGCATTTAGTGGACATCTTGAGGATGATGTGGATCACACAATGGCACCTACCACCACAGATGTATTTCCAGAAAGAGAATTGGTACAGAATTACCAAAGGGTTTCAGATAATATTGAACAAGAAGTCCATGGTGATCCGGAAGAGGAACCACAGCATTCGTTGGCACGAGAACATTTGAGCACAGATGATCATCCAACTGAGGAGCAGCCGCATGCAGAGCCCGATAACGAGGCAGCCAATGATGATTTATCCATACAATATGTAAGCCATAGACACCATCAAGTAGAAGAAGAGCAGAAGCAACCATTGTCACAGGACAAAACTATCTATCCAGATATATTGCCACCAGAGGTTACTACTTCTCATGTCATTCCTTCAGAAGAGGAAAACCAGCCAAAAGTGCTCGAGTCTTCCACAACACATGTGGTACATTCCACCCCAGATAGTGGATTCCAATCCCCCATGagtgaggaggaggaagatggtgaAGGTTACAGGGAATCTCATGTGCCAGCTCCACAAAAAAAAGATGAGGTCATTACCCAGTTCTGA